One Caulobacter segnis genomic window carries:
- a CDS encoding DUF2164 domain-containing protein: MPKITFDKDTRAKLVGGLSDYMRTELDLEVKGFDAEFLLDFISERLGPYYYNQGLHDASALYREKLEAITEAVYEIEVPVKGL; encoded by the coding sequence ATGCCCAAGATCACCTTCGACAAGGACACCCGCGCCAAGCTGGTCGGCGGGCTCTCGGACTACATGCGGACCGAGCTGGACCTGGAAGTGAAGGGCTTCGACGCCGAGTTCCTGCTGGATTTCATCAGCGAGCGGCTGGGCCCCTACTACTACAACCAGGGTCTCCACGACGCCTCGGCCCTGTACCGCGAGAAGCTGGAGGCGATCACCGAGGCGGTCTACGAGATCGAGGTCCCGGTGAAGGGGCTGTGA
- a CDS encoding TetR/AcrR family transcriptional regulator — MSNIAYFPKPHVDQRPGKRERTKTANRQAILDAAREVFGELGYDAATVRDIIRRTGLASGTFYNYYKSKEEVFDALADDGARRFRPLLREQSEKAVDFESFLRGAILAYFDFLAVEQESWRLNRPAGEQIPHARATPEIVAVFDEVREAFARVLEHEHAPKVDLDYLTSACIAVAREIGDKMLERRPVDTASATDFAVKLILGGLPALPRL; from the coding sequence ATGTCGAATATCGCCTATTTCCCCAAGCCCCACGTCGACCAACGGCCGGGCAAGCGGGAGCGCACCAAGACCGCCAACCGCCAGGCGATCCTGGACGCCGCGCGCGAGGTGTTCGGCGAGCTGGGCTACGACGCGGCCACGGTGCGCGACATCATCCGTCGCACCGGTTTGGCCTCGGGCACCTTCTACAACTACTACAAGTCCAAGGAGGAGGTGTTCGACGCCCTGGCCGACGACGGCGCCCGCCGCTTCCGGCCGCTGCTGCGCGAACAGTCCGAGAAGGCTGTCGACTTCGAGAGCTTCCTGCGCGGCGCGATCCTGGCCTATTTCGACTTCCTGGCTGTCGAGCAGGAGAGCTGGCGCCTGAACCGCCCGGCCGGCGAGCAGATCCCGCACGCCCGCGCCACGCCCGAGATCGTGGCTGTGTTCGACGAGGTTCGGGAGGCCTTCGCTCGCGTGCTGGAGCACGAACACGCGCCCAAGGTCGACCTCGACTACCTGACCAGCGCCTGCATCGCCGTGGCCCGCGAGATCGGCGACAAGATGCTGGAGCGGCGACCGGTCGACACCGCCAGCGCGACGGACTTCGCGGTCAAGCTGATCCTGGGCGGCCTGCCCGCCCTGCCGAGACTTTAG
- a CDS encoding flavin-containing monooxygenase, whose protein sequence is MADGSTVPARTRAPDPALPRVCVIGAGSSGIATCKQLHEAGIPFDCFEASDRVGGNWVFQNRNGMSSAYRSLHINTSRDKMAYSDFPMPADYPDYPHHTHIATYFDNYVDHFGFRQHITFQCAVTWAKRREDGPHGGLWEITLETGEKRLYDVLCVANGHHWDPRWPDPKPPGKFDGLEMHSHDYIDPATPEDLRGKKVVIVGFGNSALDLACELGRRENTDGVWLSVRRGYWVVPRYFGNEVLDHFNNHPSQDPPLLSRILPPKMVARMLEKKIAAVHGRPQDHGLPKPDHDFGASHPAISHELYNRIGSGDVTIKPDIERFDGKQVIFKDGSVVEADAVIWCTGYKITFPFFDKLTIDAPDNDIALWKRMVDPRFDNLFMVALVQPLCAMMPIAEEQSKLIAAYLTGRYALPDPATMARERDAMHLAVKSHYVASARHTIQINCGEYAYDLRKELKRGIKRARARNNPLPIKPRAAKVLRVAAE, encoded by the coding sequence ATGGCCGACGGTTCGACCGTTCCCGCCCGCACGCGCGCGCCCGATCCCGCCCTGCCCCGGGTCTGCGTCATCGGCGCGGGCTCTTCCGGGATCGCCACGTGCAAGCAGCTGCACGAGGCCGGCATACCGTTCGACTGCTTCGAGGCCTCGGACCGGGTCGGCGGCAACTGGGTGTTCCAGAACCGCAACGGCATGAGCAGCGCCTATCGCTCGCTGCACATCAACACCAGCCGGGACAAGATGGCCTATTCGGATTTCCCGATGCCGGCCGACTATCCGGACTATCCGCACCACACCCACATCGCGACCTACTTCGACAACTATGTCGACCACTTCGGCTTCCGCCAGCACATCACCTTCCAGTGCGCGGTGACCTGGGCCAAGCGGCGCGAGGATGGACCCCATGGGGGCCTGTGGGAGATCACCCTCGAGACCGGCGAGAAGCGGCTCTACGACGTGCTGTGCGTCGCCAACGGCCACCACTGGGACCCGCGTTGGCCCGATCCGAAGCCGCCCGGCAAGTTCGACGGGCTGGAGATGCACAGCCACGACTACATCGACCCGGCCACGCCCGAGGACCTGCGCGGCAAGAAGGTCGTCATCGTCGGCTTCGGCAACTCGGCCCTGGACCTGGCCTGCGAGCTGGGCCGGCGCGAGAACACCGATGGGGTCTGGCTGTCGGTCCGCCGGGGCTACTGGGTGGTGCCGCGCTATTTCGGCAACGAGGTGCTGGACCACTTCAACAACCACCCCAGCCAGGACCCGCCGCTGCTGTCGCGGATCCTGCCGCCCAAGATGGTCGCGCGGATGCTGGAGAAGAAGATCGCCGCCGTGCACGGCCGGCCGCAGGACCACGGCCTGCCCAAGCCCGACCACGACTTCGGGGCCAGCCACCCGGCCATCAGCCACGAGCTCTACAACCGCATCGGCTCGGGCGACGTGACCATTAAGCCCGACATCGAACGCTTCGACGGCAAGCAGGTGATCTTCAAGGACGGCTCAGTGGTCGAGGCCGACGCCGTCATCTGGTGCACCGGCTACAAGATCACCTTCCCGTTCTTCGACAAGCTGACCATCGACGCGCCCGACAACGACATCGCCCTGTGGAAGCGGATGGTCGACCCGCGCTTCGACAACCTCTTCATGGTCGCCCTGGTCCAGCCGCTGTGCGCCATGATGCCGATCGCCGAGGAGCAGTCGAAGCTGATCGCCGCCTACCTGACCGGCCGCTACGCCCTTCCCGACCCGGCGACCATGGCCCGCGAGCGCGACGCGATGCACCTGGCGGTCAAGTCGCACTATGTCGCCTCGGCCCGCCACACCATTCAGATCAACTGCGGGGAATACGCCTACGATCTGCGCAAGGAGCTGAAGCGAGGAATCAAGCGCGCGCGCGCACGCAATAACCCTCTGCCTATCAAACCACGCGCCGCGAAAGTCTTGCGTGTTGCCGCGGAGTAA